In Phaeodactylum tricornutum CCAP 1055/1 chromosome 10, whole genome shotgun sequence, a single genomic region encodes these proteins:
- a CDS encoding predicted protein yields MPSTSIVRLLISVLLVMGKAAFAEDYVFIGVSGGLQDGFPDHVKLDYHSGQDDEVRAVFVGRALVRGTKAYLDVMQDGWRQYTSEPGQPLINSVVVVSGCHEHANQYWIYAVDSRQVLAVLNNEPRFLSITPDTGLVDLTVAETDKAVKVLAQSQIQKQGKRNTTHVSFPIVVATWYHESFLPSPPMRHLPDGTAITNFPASLALWAKVNDADRVTGCDYTPTDSSSSIGSNNTVEECEASSRTLAAQRRYWDGIRSAVRAAEADRPSRDVWRANGPPFACERLARLGVDADTARINYSFSAEELHSVFRDTEYRLDLNQAVLTVMH; encoded by the coding sequence ATGCCGAGTACGAGTATAGTACGCCTTCTGATCTCCGTATTGCTCGTAATGGGCAAGGCGGCATTCGCCGAGGACTACGTGTTCATCGGAGTCTCGGGTGGTCTGCAGGATGGATTTCCGGATCACGTCAAGCTCGACTATCACAGTGGCCAAGACGATGAAGTGCGAGCTGTCTTTGTCGGACGAGCCCTCGTCAGAGGGACGAAAGCCTATTTGGATGTCATGCAGGATGGTTGGCGTCAGTATACTTCTGAACCGGGACAGCCGCTCATCAACTCGGTTGTGGTCGTCTCAGGATGCCATGAGCACGCCAATCAGTACTGGATATACGCTGTAGACAGCCGTCAAGTCTTGGCCGTTCTCAACAACGAACCTCGTTTCTTGTCGATTACTCCGGACACTGGGTTGGTTGATTTGACCGTGGCGGAAACGGACAAAGCCGTCAAAGTACTAGCACAATCACAGATTCAGaaacaaggaaaaagaaatacTACCCACGTTAGTTTTCCTATTGTGGTGGCCACTTGGTACCACGAATCATTTCTTCCTAGTCCACCGATGCGTCACCTACCAGACGGAACCGCAATCACAAATTTTCCCGCGTCCTTGGCACTCTGGGCCAAAGTGAACGACGCTGACCGAGTCACGGGGTGCGACTATACACCGACTGATAGTTCGAGTAGTATCGGCAGCAACAACACTGTTGAGGAATGCGAAGCTTCGTCTCGGACGCTGGCTGCGCAACGACGGTACTGGGATGGTATTCGATCCGCGGTACGAGCGGCCGAGGCCGACCGGCCATCGCGAGACGTATGGCGTGCGAATGGACCACCGTTCGCGTGCGAAAGATTGGCCCGCTTGGGTGTGGATGCCGACACCGCGCGCATCAATTACTCTTTCTCCGCCGAGGAGCTACATTCTGTATTTCGAGATACCGAGTATCGGTTGGATCTCAATCAAGctgtattgactgtgatgcacTAG
- a CDS encoding predicted protein encodes MVQIALSMQPHVGEIELDSAALIIIDMQRDFLEPQGFGELLGNDVSKLQRAIDPCQKVLQAARKANLTVLHTREGHRADMLDVHGHKLQRLGCASQVIGTQGPNGRILIRGEMGHDIIPALYPVDGEAVIDKPGKGSFYGTDLEVILAARNIRTLFVCGVTTEVCVHTTVREANDRGIHCVVVSDACASFFDDFHRVALEMVVAQGGIFGSTVESKELVGAFERLTK; translated from the exons ATGGTCCAGATAGCACTGTCCATGCAGCCGCACGTCGGCGAGATAGAGCTGGACTCGGCGGCTTTGATCATAATTGACATGCAG CGCGACTTTTTGGAACCCCAGGGATTTGGTGAGCTCCTTGGGAATGACGTTTCCAAGTTGCAAAGAGCGATTGATCCGTGCCAAAAAGTTCTCCAAGCCGCACGAAAAGCAAATCTTACAGTTCTTCACACTCGAGAAGGACACCGAGCAGACATGCTAGATGTCCACGGTCACAAACTACAGCGGTTGGGCTGTGCCTCCCAAGTGATTGGTACTCAAGGACCCAACGGACGAATCCTCATCCGAGGAGAAATGGGACACGACATTATTCCTGCTCTCTATCCAGTGGACGGCGAAGCGGTGATTGACAAACCGGGAAAAGGTTCCTTTTACGGTACAGATTTGGAAGTTATTCTGGCGGCGCGCAACATCCGAACTCTCTTTGTGTGTGGTGTTACCACCGAGGTATGCGTGCACACAACCGTTCGCGAGGCCAATGATCGCGGTATACACTGCGTTGTGGTTTCTGATGCGTGCGCTTCCTTCTTTGACGACTTTCATCGTGTCGCCTTGGAAATGGTTGTCGCACAGGGAGGAATATTCGGCAGCACGGTGGAGTCCAAGGAACTAGTTGGAGCATTCGAAAGACTCACAAAGTAA
- a CDS encoding predicted protein, whose product MKITTTATLGFPRMGPNRELKFALEKHWKGSLSEVDLIKVSEDVETMGWKLQKEAGIDLITVGDMYLYDCVLFWIESLGIVPHRFENLAAGTTRMFSMARGVDGAEALSMKKWITSNYHYMVPEFDKSSKIAPDFSSFISSVERGVGVLGAECAIPVVLGPVSICFFARIVDDALTTHELIALLIPVYKTLLQKVADLGVKEIQIHEPAIVLEEVGLIASLKTVYPAILPKGPKINFVTAMDDVGKANYDWLISESNGLNILSMDFTRGNTLGLIEKRGFPSSKMLGAGLVDARNVWKVDPGKVLPLTDKLKSLGIEFRVQPSTSLQYTPWDLDREMQLDNHPAAQVLSFAKQKLDELVLLAQAISGEKSALDTHTAAWTTFHSAHTGSTLTKERIKHLKETDFRRPEPYKQRRPKQLVGVPLLPTTTIGSFPQTSEIRRLRWEWKKGRLTNEAYERAMDQHIAYCIGIQEAIGIDILVHGEPERTDMVEFFGQQMEGILFSEHGWVQSFGSRCVRPPIIWSDIQRPKAMTVREFKVAQDLTSKPVKGMLTGPITILNWSFPRVDVSRKEQAYQLALAIRDEVADLESAGCKVIQVDEPALREGMPLRTAQKEEYLTWSVDAFRLATAVAASETQIHTHMCYCEFNDCMEAIDRLDTDVNSIENARSDNATLEAFQRVGYEKGFGPGLYDIHSPVVPPIDIMYEKLSSFLKVLDVEHTVVNPDCGLKTRGWPETILALKHMVAAAHNVRRNLGIETQ is encoded by the exons ATGAAAATCACAACCACCGCTACGCTTGGATTCCCTCGGATGGGGCCGAATCGCGAGCTCAAGTTTGCTCTGGAAAAGCATTGGAAAGGATCGCTGAGTGAAGTGGATCTTATCAAGGTTAGCGAAGATGTTGAGACTATGGGTTGGAAGCTTCAGAAGGAAGCCGGTATCGACCTGATCACAGTGGGTGATATGTACCTCTACGATtgtgttttgttttggattgaGTCGCTGGGAATAGTGCCTCATCGCTTCGAGAATTTGGCGGCTGGGACGACGCGTATGTTTTCCATGGCTCGAGGTGTTGACGGTGCCGAAGCTCTAA GCATGAAAAAATGGATCACGAGCAACTACCACTACATGGTTCCTGAGTTCGACAAGTCATCTAAGATTGCGCCTGACTTTTCCTCCTTCATTTCCAGTGTTGAGCGAGGCGTCGGGGTTCTCGGAGCTGAATGCGCCATACCTGTTGTGTTGGGACCCGTTTCCATCTGCTTTTTTGCGcgcatcgtcgacgacgctCTGACCACGCATGAGTTGATTGCTTTGTTGATTCCTGTGTACAAAACTCTTCTGCAGAAGGTTGCCGATCTGGGAGTGAAAGAAATTCAGATTCATGAACCTGCAATCGTCCTCGAAGAAGTTGGGCTTATCGCCTCTTTGAAGACCGTTTATCCAGCCATCCTGCCGAAAGGCCCGAAGATTAATTTCGTTACCGCTATGGACGATGTAGGGAAAGCTAATTATGATTGGCTTATCTCGGAGTCGAACGGACTTAACATCCTTTCGATGGACTTCACCCGTGGAAATACACTTGGATTGATCGAAAAGCGAGGATTTCCCTCCTCTAAGATGCTTGGCGCGGGCCTCGTTGACGCTCGCAATGTTTGGAAGGTCGACCCCGGTAAAGTCCTTCCGCTCACCGACAAGCTGAAGTCTCTAGGGATTGAGTTTCGTGTACAACCTTCTACATCTTTACAATACACTCCTTGGGACTTGGATCGTGAAATGCAATTGGACAACCACCCGGCAGCTCAGGTTCTCTCCTTTGCAAAGCAAAAGTTAGACGAACTGGTGCTTCTAGCGCAGGCAATATCGGGTGAGAAGTCAGCACTCGATACGCATACGGCAGCTTGGACCACCTTCCACTCTGCCCATACGGGCTCTACTTTGACGAAGGAACGAATCAAGCACTTGAAAGAGACTGATTTTCGCCGTCCCGAGCCGTACAAGCAACGCCGTCCGAAGCAATTGGTCGGCGTACCACTCCTACCCACGACCACTATTGGATCCTTCCCACAAACCAGCGAAATCCGGCGACTTCGATgggaatggaaaaagggtAGGCTGACCAACGAGGCGTACGAGAGGGCCATGGACCAGCACATTGCTTACTGTATTGGTATCCAGGAAGCTATCGGCATAGATATCTTGGTGCATGGTGAGCCTGAACGGACGGACATGGTTGAGTTCTTTGGTCAACAAATGGAGGGAATTCTCTTTTCGGAACATGGGTGGGTCCAGTCATTCGGCTCTCGTTGCGTCCGTCCTCCTATTATCTGGTCAGATATTCAGCGACCTAAGGCGATGACAGTGCGCGAGTTCAAGGTTGCCCAGGATTTAACGTCAAAACCGGTGAAAGGCATGCTGACTGGTCCAATTACTATTCTGAATTGGTCTTTCCCTCGTGTCGACGTGTCTCGCAAAGAGCAAGCGTACCAACTTGCTCTTGCTATTCGGGATGAAGTAGCTGATCTGGAAAGTGCTGGCTGCAAGGTCATTCAGGTGGACGAGCCTGCTCTTCGTGAGGGAATGCCACTCCGAACCGCCCAAAAGGAAGAGTATTTGACGTGGTCTGTTGACGCCTTTCGCCTGGCAACTGCGGTTGCTGCGAGCGAGACACAGATTCACACTCACATGTGTTACTGTGAGTTTAACGACTGTATGGAAGCAATTGATAGGCTCGACACGGACGTAAACTCAATCGAGAACGCACGCAGTGACAACGCGACCTTAGAAGCCTTTCAGCGCGTCGGATACGAAAAAGGTTTTGGCCCTGGCTTGTACGACATTCATTCACCTGTTGTCCCACCAATCGACATCATGTACGAAAAACTCAGCAGTTTTTTGAAGGTTCTTGACGTCGAGCACACCGTCGTCAACCCCGATTGTGGTTTAAAGACGCGAGGGTGGCCAGAGACGATCTTGGCCTTGAAGCACATGGTTGCAGCTGCTCATAATGTTCGCAGAAATCTCGGAATCGAAACGCAGTAA